In the genome of Polaribacter sp. MED152, one region contains:
- a CDS encoding bifunctional 3-deoxy-7-phosphoheptulonate synthase/chorismate mutase type II, translated as MKNTAALRTWLDDMKLDHPLVIAGPCSAETEEQVLKIAHELKDSDVNYYRAGIWKPRTRPGNFEGVGALGLKWLKKVKEETGMKTCTEVANAAHVKLALENDVDLLWIGARTAVSPFIMQELADALHGTDKIVLVKNPINPDLALWLGGIERLYTADIKNLGAIHRGFSTYEKSKYRNVPEWQIAIEFKNRFPDLPLICDPSHITGNREMIFDVSQTALDLNFDGLMIETHWDPENAWSDAAQQVTPTKLKQIMQDLKIRKQTETDSTYRDSLENLRAQINVVDGQLIDLLGKRMKVADQIGELKKEQNVAVLQSRRWNEILGNMILEGQEKGLSEEFVLRMFKAIHQESINHQESIIKG; from the coding sequence ATGAAGAATACAGCAGCATTAAGAACATGGTTGGATGATATGAAGTTAGATCATCCACTAGTAATAGCAGGGCCTTGTAGTGCAGAAACTGAAGAACAAGTTTTAAAAATTGCACATGAATTAAAAGATTCTGATGTAAACTATTATAGAGCAGGAATTTGGAAACCAAGAACTAGACCAGGAAATTTTGAAGGAGTAGGAGCTTTAGGTTTAAAATGGTTAAAGAAAGTAAAAGAGGAAACAGGTATGAAAACCTGTACAGAAGTTGCAAATGCAGCTCATGTTAAGTTGGCTTTAGAGAATGATGTAGATTTATTATGGATTGGTGCAAGAACAGCAGTTTCTCCTTTTATCATGCAAGAACTAGCAGATGCTTTACATGGAACTGATAAAATTGTTTTGGTAAAAAACCCAATTAACCCAGACTTAGCTTTATGGTTAGGTGGAATTGAAAGATTATACACTGCAGATATTAAAAATTTAGGTGCAATTCATAGAGGTTTTTCTACATATGAAAAATCTAAATATAGAAATGTTCCTGAATGGCAAATAGCAATTGAATTTAAAAATAGATTTCCAGATTTACCATTAATTTGCGATCCTTCTCATATTACAGGGAACAGAGAAATGATTTTTGACGTATCTCAAACTGCTTTAGATTTAAATTTTGACGGTTTAATGATAGAAACACACTGGGATCCAGAAAATGCTTGGTCAGATGCTGCACAACAAGTAACACCAACTAAATTAAAGCAGATTATGCAAGATCTAAAAATTAGAAAGCAAACAGAAACAGATTCTACGTACAGAGATTCATTAGAAAATTTGCGTGCTCAAATTAATGTGGTAGATGGTCAATTAATAGATTTGTTAGGTAAACGTATGAAAGTTGCAGATCAAATTGGTGAGTTAAAGAAAGAGCAAAATGTGGCTGTTTTACAATCTAGAAGATGGAATGAGATTTTAGGGAACATGATTTTAGAAGGTCAAGAAAAAGGATTAAGTGAAGAGTTTGTTTTAAGAATGTTTAAAGCAATTCATCAAGAATCGATCAATCATCAAGAAAGTATTATCAAAGGATAA
- a CDS encoding prephenate dehydrogenase, giving the protein MNAIYIIGVGLIGGSFAIDIRKENPTAIIYGIDTNEGYLDESLALGVIDRKATLDDLENADLVIVAIPVDATVKLLPTILDKIGDNTLVVDAGSTKEAICKEVEHHQKRRNFLAAHPIAGTENSGPKAAISGLYKGKTNIICEVEKTTFKLQEKALELFRAIGMRIRYMDPGSHDKHIAYVSHLSHISAFMLGKTVINKEKNERDIFDMAGSGFESTVRLAKSSPAMWTPIFRQNKDNVIETLEEYINNLQQFKELMQQDNFSEIFNEMENTNYIKQILNGIK; this is encoded by the coding sequence ATGAATGCTATTTATATTATTGGTGTTGGTTTAATTGGTGGTAGTTTTGCTATTGATATAAGAAAGGAAAATCCTACTGCCATAATTTATGGTATAGATACTAATGAAGGGTATTTAGATGAATCTTTGGCTTTAGGTGTAATTGATAGAAAAGCTACTTTAGACGATTTAGAAAATGCAGATTTAGTAATTGTAGCCATTCCTGTAGATGCTACAGTAAAATTATTACCAACAATTTTAGATAAAATAGGCGATAATACTTTAGTTGTTGATGCAGGTTCTACAAAAGAAGCAATTTGTAAAGAAGTTGAACATCATCAAAAAAGAAGAAATTTTTTAGCAGCTCATCCAATTGCTGGTACAGAGAATTCAGGACCAAAAGCAGCAATATCTGGCTTATATAAAGGGAAAACTAACATAATCTGTGAAGTAGAAAAAACAACTTTTAAACTTCAAGAGAAAGCTTTAGAACTTTTTAGAGCAATTGGAATGCGTATTCGCTACATGGACCCAGGTTCTCATGATAAGCATATTGCGTATGTTTCGCACCTATCTCACATAAGCGCATTTATGTTAGGTAAAACAGTAATCAATAAAGAAAAAAACGAACGCGATATTTTTGATATGGCAGGTTCAGGTTTCGAGTCTACAGTACGTTTGGCAAAAAGTAGCCCAGCAATGTGGACACCAATTTTTAGGCAAAATAAAGATAACGTAATCGAAACGTTAGAAGAATACATTAACAATTTACAACAGTTTAAAGAGTTGATGCAACAAGATAATTTCTCTGAAATTTTTAACGAAATGGAGAATACAAATTATATAAAACAAATTTTAAACGGCATAAAATAA